A window of the Ignisphaera sp. genome harbors these coding sequences:
- a CDS encoding methionine synthase produces MIRTSHVGSFPLSYSEDNIRRVLRDLKSIGLDVPTYPQLRSFIDIYLKPLESLGIVYSRRGIYFSSKKNFERPPPEVIIEDAEKTIEIVRNEGLAFKWLRGPVTGAFTLSSRIYLSEDISKGLQSTVLADKDIVKDFFTAFVSNLANRLSNLGYNIVFIDEPALTFIVGRRILYGWTEEEIIDVLSKVSKSAIASEVGIHICGHLNPKLLEIVSRVDKIKYLSLEFFATPSNIDLIDKSMLNKYDKIISPGIVAASKPKVEGVDEAYTTLLKVYERSGGRVDLVSGDCGFGGLRGSLGDEEKEYAISIDKLKTVIEAVRKLVAKTN; encoded by the coding sequence ATGATTAGAACAAGCCATGTTGGCAGTTTCCCTCTGTCATACTCTGAAGACAACATTAGAAGAGTTTTAAGAGACTTGAAGAGTATAGGTCTTGACGTGCCTACGTATCCCCAGCTCAGATCATTTATAGACATCTATCTCAAACCTTTGGAGTCTCTAGGGATTGTATATAGTAGGAGAGGAATTTATTTCTCTAGCAAGAAAAACTTTGAAAGACCCCCTCCAGAGGTTATTATCGAAGATGCTGAAAAAACCATCGAGATAGTTAGAAATGAGGGGCTCGCATTTAAGTGGCTGAGAGGACCTGTCACAGGTGCTTTTACATTATCCTCTAGGATCTATTTATCTGAGGATATCTCGAAGGGTTTGCAGTCGACTGTTCTCGCAGACAAGGATATAGTCAAAGACTTTTTCACAGCATTTGTAAGTAACTTAGCTAATAGGCTCAGCAACCTTGGATACAACATAGTCTTCATAGATGAACCAGCACTCACATTTATAGTTGGCAGAAGAATTCTTTATGGGTGGACAGAAGAGGAGATAATAGATGTTCTCAGCAAAGTCTCTAAGAGCGCTATAGCATCTGAAGTGGGTATCCACATATGTGGCCATCTGAACCCCAAGCTACTAGAAATTGTGTCAAGAGTTGACAAAATAAAGTATCTAAGCCTCGAATTCTTTGCAACGCCATCGAATATAGATCTAATAGATAAGAGCATGCTCAACAAATATGATAAAATAATCTCACCTGGAATAGTGGCTGCATCAAAACCAAAGGTTGAAGGTGTGGACGAAGCATATACAACACTTTTGAAGGTGTATGAAAGATCTGGAGGCAGGGTAGATCTTGTATCAGGCGATTGCGGCTTTGGAGGTCTAAGGGGAAGCCTAGGGGATGAAGAAAAAGAGTATGCAATATCAATAGATAAACTGAAGACAGTTATAGAAGCTGTTAGAAAGCTGGTAGCAAAAACTAATTGA
- a CDS encoding triphosphoribosyl-dephospho-CoA synthase translates to MTDNYVSRARLITYFIASAILLEVAAYPKPGNVHRARDFSDTKFEDFLITGVIGYYYISKAVARGCRIASRNDRRIRVLFGDLIEGIMRDYKYVSGGGNTCLGSSLLLLPIAVASGYILCSDGLVNIQAVCTTAVTLLQQYSTVLDSIHFYNAIRFVKPSYIRKEDSVVEPPNVWDEHYETRLKRGGYTLWHILLHSSKWDMVSHEIVNGYPRSQINMFFLRDRFNRHKDWNRAVVETYLFQLSRELDTLILRKHGADVAKMVMERAAKLLDMCQKDWGTCIKSLNDFDKELGDLDVNPGSTADIIVATIALHAIDKGFEIIR, encoded by the coding sequence TTGACAGACAATTATGTTAGTAGAGCTAGACTCATAACATATTTCATAGCCTCCGCAATACTTCTTGAGGTAGCTGCATATCCAAAGCCTGGAAATGTTCATAGAGCAAGAGACTTTTCCGATACAAAGTTTGAGGACTTCCTAATAACAGGTGTTATAGGGTATTACTACATTTCAAAGGCTGTGGCTAGAGGGTGTAGAATTGCTAGTAGGAATGATAGGAGAATCAGGGTATTGTTTGGAGATCTTATCGAGGGTATTATGAGAGACTACAAATATGTTTCTGGTGGAGGTAATACATGCCTCGGTTCATCTCTCCTCTTACTCCCAATAGCAGTTGCAAGTGGTTATATCTTATGTAGTGATGGGTTAGTGAATATCCAAGCTGTTTGCACAACAGCTGTAACGCTTCTTCAACAGTATTCGACAGTTCTAGACTCAATACACTTTTATAATGCTATCAGATTTGTAAAGCCGAGTTACATAAGGAAAGAGGATAGTGTTGTGGAGCCTCCCAACGTCTGGGACGAGCATTATGAGACTAGGTTAAAAAGAGGTGGGTATACACTATGGCACATACTGCTGCATAGCTCTAAATGGGATATGGTATCACATGAAATTGTAAATGGGTATCCAAGATCTCAGATAAACATGTTTTTCCTAAGAGACAGATTCAATAGGCATAAGGATTGGAATAGAGCTGTTGTAGAGACATATTTATTCCAATTGTCAAGAGAGTTAGATACCTTGATATTAAGAAAACATGGCGCTGATGTGGCTAAAATGGTGATGGAGAGGGCTGCAAAGTTGCTAGACATGTGCCAAAAAGACTGGGGGACATGCATTAAATCACTGAATGATTTCGACAAGGAACTCGGCGATTTGGATGTAAACCCAGGTTCCACAGCAGATATAATCGTAGCGACTATAGCTTTGCATGCAATTGATAAGGGGTTTGAAATAATAAGATGA
- a CDS encoding YkgJ family cysteine cluster protein — MKSDLTKKLSFVDFGDICKNCKVNCCRRFYAVLLPEEEEDFKNSAFEIGTSVGSVKAIGSRNGQPCQFLDSNGFCKIYCHRPFDCRLWPLILYYDFATGEKVLYLDLECPAAEKGLISKEFIENVMNVLKNAKIDEEWLKRYTLAPWPNRLKEIARFK, encoded by the coding sequence ATGAAAAGCGATTTAACTAAGAAGCTTAGTTTTGTAGATTTCGGGGATATATGCAAAAATTGTAAAGTGAATTGCTGCAGAAGATTCTACGCAGTGTTATTACCAGAAGAAGAGGAGGATTTCAAGAACTCGGCGTTTGAAATAGGAACAAGTGTTGGTAGTGTGAAGGCCATTGGTTCGAGAAATGGCCAGCCATGCCAGTTTTTAGATAGTAATGGCTTTTGCAAGATATATTGTCATAGACCATTTGATTGCAGATTGTGGCCACTAATACTATACTATGATTTTGCTACGGGTGAAAAGGTGCTGTATCTCGATTTGGAATGCCCGGCTGCTGAAAAGGGTTTAATAAGCAAGGAGTTCATTGAGAATGTTATGAATGTGCTTAAAAATGCTAAAATTGATGAGGAGTGGCTTAAGAGGTATACACTCGCTCCATGGCCCAACAGATTAAAAGAGATAGCAAGGTTTAAGTGA
- a CDS encoding RsmB/NOP family class I SAM-dependent RNA methyltransferase: protein MRKRVSTRKAFAYTCKRFGCGKALLEREFLYRLAQEFVSSYYKVLYIVENSGNIINPSHRVLARAFMYLWLVERGEKIDSKLRKSVKRDVPRIDVAIPFDEPWAILSYPKWLFERLASVMPTEEVVKMLSAMNKRVLWIRVNTLKIDVDKALKLLEKEDVYYETYRDIPFLLRVVKSRKPIRKLDLFKNGSIIIQDKASVLTVLALEPEPDMLVYDFAAAPGIKTSLIMQLTENRARVVAFDLSRRRLESMKTLLERYGVDTSRVDLVLSDSTKTSLSREADAILVDATCSSSGAISKDPAIKIILRDPKIPQKMSAIQTNMLLNALKHGERIVYAVCSILPDEGEEVIEKVLATSPSQRLVDPRIPASRGYKNYKIWDKIRRTIPHIDESEGFFIARLEK from the coding sequence ATGAGAAAGAGAGTTAGTACTAGAAAGGCCTTTGCCTACACCTGCAAAAGATTTGGATGTGGCAAGGCTCTTCTAGAAAGAGAGTTTCTGTATAGGCTAGCCCAAGAGTTTGTCTCTAGCTATTACAAGGTTCTGTACATCGTGGAGAATAGTGGGAATATCATAAATCCAAGCCACAGGGTGCTGGCAAGGGCATTTATGTACCTTTGGCTTGTTGAAAGAGGTGAGAAGATAGATTCTAAGCTTAGAAAATCTGTGAAAAGGGATGTGCCTAGAATAGATGTGGCAATTCCGTTTGATGAGCCGTGGGCCATTCTATCCTACCCAAAATGGCTTTTCGAAAGACTTGCAAGTGTTATGCCTACTGAAGAGGTTGTCAAGATGCTTAGCGCTATGAATAAGAGGGTTCTATGGATAAGGGTAAACACCTTGAAGATAGATGTAGACAAGGCTTTGAAGCTTCTTGAAAAAGAGGATGTGTACTACGAGACCTATAGAGACATACCATTTCTCCTTAGAGTTGTTAAGAGCAGGAAACCCATTAGAAAGCTAGATCTATTCAAAAACGGCTCTATAATAATACAGGACAAGGCCAGCGTCTTGACTGTTCTAGCCCTTGAGCCAGAGCCTGATATGCTAGTATACGACTTTGCCGCTGCCCCAGGCATAAAAACATCTCTTATAATGCAACTAACAGAGAATAGGGCTAGGGTAGTAGCATTCGATTTGTCTAGAAGAAGACTAGAGTCTATGAAAACGCTTTTGGAGAGGTATGGTGTAGACACATCGAGAGTAGATCTAGTTCTGTCTGACAGCACAAAAACATCACTCAGTAGAGAGGCTGATGCCATCCTAGTCGATGCCACTTGTAGTAGTAGTGGAGCTATTTCAAAGGATCCAGCAATAAAGATTATTCTAAGAGACCCCAAAATCCCGCAAAAAATGAGTGCTATTCAAACCAACATGCTTCTCAACGCTCTGAAACATGGAGAGAGAATAGTCTATGCGGTATGCTCTATACTCCCAGACGAGGGCGAGGAGGTAATTGAAAAGGTTCTGGCTACGAGCCCAAGCCAAAGGCTTGTAGATCCTAGGATACCTGCCTCAAGAGGTTATAAAAACTATAAGATATGGGACAAGATTAGGAGAACAATTCCACATATAGATGAAAGCGAGGGCTTTTTCATAGCGAGGCTTGAAAAATGA